The following are encoded in a window of Streptosporangiales bacterium genomic DNA:
- the recO gene encoding DNA repair protein RecO: MSLYRDEAVVLRTQKLGEADRIVTLLTRRNGRVRAVAKGVRRTTSRFGSRLEPFTHVDLQLYEGRSLDIVTQAEALRPYGQHIATDYVRYTSGTAMLETAERLTPEEREPSVQLFLLLVGGLRTLADGSHAAVLVLDSFLLRALAVAGWSPSLGDCARCGTGGPHRWFSVASGGTVCGDCRPAGSVTVAAETARLLGALLAGEWAIADGSEQRHRREATGLVAAYLQWHLENGLRSLRMVDRT, translated from the coding sequence GTGAGTCTCTACCGTGACGAGGCAGTCGTGCTCCGTACCCAGAAGCTCGGCGAGGCCGACCGCATCGTCACCTTGCTCACCAGGCGCAACGGCCGGGTGCGGGCGGTGGCCAAGGGGGTGCGCCGCACCACGTCGAGGTTCGGCTCGCGGCTGGAGCCGTTCACCCACGTCGACCTGCAGCTGTACGAGGGCCGCTCGCTGGACATCGTCACCCAGGCCGAGGCGCTGCGCCCGTACGGCCAGCACATCGCCACCGACTACGTCAGGTACACCTCGGGCACCGCGATGCTGGAGACCGCAGAACGGCTGACGCCTGAGGAGCGCGAGCCTTCCGTCCAGCTGTTCCTGCTCCTCGTCGGCGGTCTGCGCACGCTCGCCGACGGCTCGCACGCCGCCGTGCTCGTCCTCGACTCGTTCCTGCTCCGCGCGCTGGCGGTCGCCGGTTGGTCGCCGTCGCTCGGCGACTGCGCCAGGTGCGGTACCGGCGGCCCGCACCGCTGGTTCTCGGTGGCGTCAGGCGGCACGGTGTGCGGCGACTGCCGGCCGGCGGGGTCCGTGACCGTCGCCGCGGAGACCGCGAGGCTGCTCGGCGCGCTGCTCGCCGGCGAGTGGGCGATCGCCGACGGTAGCGAGCAACGGCACCGGAGGGAGGCGACCGGGTTGGTCGCGGCGTACCTGCAGTGGCACCTGGAGAACGGCCTGCGGTCGTTGCGGATGGTGGACCGCACGTGA
- a CDS encoding isoprenyl transferase, protein MSPRNTRDVRTPSPHPSGARPPAIPADLVPKHVAIVMDGNGRWAKARGLPRVEGHKRGEAALLDVVEGAIELGVRWISAYAFSTENWKRPPDEVRFLMGFNRDVIRRRRDYMHELGVRVRWAGRPRRLWRSVIKELTTAEEMTHDNRVLTLTMCVNYGGRCEIADAAQALARDVAAGRVNPERVDERLFAKYLDEPDMPDVDLFLRSSGEQRTSNFLPWQSAYAELVFLDTLWPDFDRRDLWRACEIYASRDRRYGGAVPNFAPTDT, encoded by the coding sequence ATGAGCCCCCGCAACACCCGCGACGTACGTACGCCGAGCCCGCACCCGTCAGGTGCCCGGCCGCCGGCCATTCCCGCAGACCTGGTGCCGAAGCACGTCGCGATCGTGATGGACGGCAACGGGCGGTGGGCGAAGGCGCGCGGCCTGCCCAGGGTCGAGGGCCACAAGCGCGGCGAGGCGGCCCTGCTCGACGTCGTCGAGGGGGCGATCGAGCTCGGCGTGCGCTGGATCTCCGCGTACGCGTTCTCCACGGAGAACTGGAAGCGGCCGCCGGACGAGGTGCGGTTCCTGATGGGGTTCAACCGCGACGTCATCAGGCGCCGCCGCGACTACATGCACGAGCTCGGGGTGCGGGTGCGCTGGGCGGGCCGGCCGCGCCGGCTGTGGCGCAGCGTCATAAAGGAGCTCACCACCGCCGAGGAGATGACCCACGACAACCGGGTGCTCACCCTGACCATGTGCGTCAACTACGGCGGCAGGTGCGAGATCGCCGACGCCGCCCAGGCCCTCGCCCGCGACGTGGCCGCCGGCCGGGTGAACCCGGAACGCGTCGACGAGCGGCTGTTCGCGAAGTACCTCGACGAGCCGGACATGCCCGACGTCGACCTGTTCCTTCGTTCCTCCGGCGAGCAGCGCACGTCGAACTTCCTGCCGTGGCAGTCCGCGTACGCCGAGCTGGTCTTCCTCGACACGCTCTGGCCGGACTTCGACCGGCGTGACCTGTGGCGCGCGTGCGAGATCTACGCCAGCCGCGACCGCAGGTACGGCGGCGCTGTGCCCAACTTCGCCCCGACGGACACCTAG
- a CDS encoding ribokinase, translating into MTEQYPEPALFVGVAAWDVVTALPRPPAFDGRVLVDDLVVAGGGPAATAAVAYQRLGRPARLAAAVGNDDAGVAIRAGLEAEGVDTTLVRTREDAGSTSCVVLVDSATDSRSICARPGAAPLLSADEIGTPGWIHVDHQGLPVVEAALAGLPTRPLVSYDAGNLDPRPCPPVVDLYAPTVEALRELYGGADTDDLLDAALADGATWVVATDGPRGAYAADAGGHYRVPAHEDIEVRSTLGAGDVFHGALVAAFSRGMDLPTALAYANAAAALSCRGLDGRSAIPDHDRTLELAARRPTEAIGSAQS; encoded by the coding sequence ATGACCGAGCAGTACCCTGAGCCGGCGCTGTTCGTCGGCGTCGCCGCCTGGGACGTGGTCACTGCCCTGCCACGCCCGCCGGCGTTCGACGGCCGGGTGCTCGTCGACGACCTGGTGGTCGCCGGCGGCGGCCCCGCGGCCACCGCGGCCGTGGCGTACCAGCGGCTGGGGCGGCCGGCCAGGCTGGCCGCGGCCGTGGGCAACGACGACGCGGGTGTCGCCATCCGCGCCGGGCTCGAGGCCGAGGGCGTCGACACCACACTCGTACGCACCCGCGAGGACGCCGGCTCGACCAGCTGCGTCGTGCTCGTCGACTCCGCCACCGACTCGCGGTCGATCTGCGCCCGCCCGGGCGCCGCGCCCCTGCTGTCCGCGGACGAGATCGGCACGCCAGGGTGGATCCACGTCGACCACCAGGGACTGCCGGTGGTCGAGGCTGCCCTGGCCGGCCTGCCCACCCGCCCGCTCGTCTCGTACGACGCCGGCAACCTGGACCCGCGGCCGTGCCCACCCGTCGTCGACCTCTACGCCCCGACCGTCGAGGCGCTGCGCGAGCTCTACGGCGGCGCGGACACCGACGACCTGCTCGACGCCGCGCTCGCCGACGGCGCAACCTGGGTGGTGGCCACCGACGGGCCGCGCGGCGCGTACGCCGCCGACGCCGGCGGGCACTACCGGGTGCCGGCACACGAGGACATCGAGGTGCGCAGCACGCTCGGCGCCGGTGACGTCTTCCACGGCGCGCTCGTCGCGGCGTTCAGCCGCGGCATGGACCTGCCCACCGCACTCGCGTACGCGAACGCCGCGGCCGCGCTGTCGTGCCGCGGCCTGGATGGTCGCTCCGCGATCCCCGACCACGACCGGACGCTCGAACTGGCCGCCCGCCGGCCGACCGAAGCCATCGGTTCAGCACAGTCATGA
- a CDS encoding aldolase has translation MPSPTGSAATDLDTLTRPSGGFAMLAVDQREALRAMFAERYGRPVADAELTAFKVETVRQLSPYASGVLLDRQFCLDAVLEADAVAPGCGLIAAADEFAGDDREFVATVQIDEAVVPGEVKAAGAVALKLLVLWRPDEAPDGRIAMTEEFVRRCKEAGLLSIVEPVSRGPRDGSTWTPEDWNEGVFAAARELGNRGQDLYKAEVPLHGGGDEAAVRRGCAELTRSIDGPWVVLSTGVPHEQFPRAVELACGEGASGFLAGRAVWRQVIGADDQAAALETYAVPRLRELGDIVDQVVTNR, from the coding sequence ATGCCCAGCCCGACCGGGTCCGCCGCCACCGACCTCGACACGCTCACCCGCCCCTCGGGCGGCTTCGCGATGCTCGCGGTCGACCAGCGGGAGGCACTGCGTGCCATGTTCGCCGAACGCTACGGCCGCCCGGTCGCCGACGCCGAGCTCACCGCGTTCAAGGTCGAGACCGTGCGGCAGCTGTCGCCGTACGCCTCCGGGGTGCTGCTCGACCGGCAGTTCTGCCTGGACGCCGTACTCGAGGCGGACGCCGTCGCACCCGGTTGCGGCCTGATCGCCGCCGCCGACGAGTTCGCCGGCGACGACCGGGAGTTCGTCGCCACCGTGCAGATCGACGAGGCCGTCGTGCCCGGCGAGGTGAAGGCCGCCGGTGCGGTGGCGCTGAAGCTGTTGGTGCTCTGGCGCCCGGACGAGGCGCCTGACGGCCGGATCGCCATGACCGAGGAGTTCGTCCGCCGGTGCAAGGAGGCCGGCCTGCTGAGCATCGTCGAGCCGGTGTCGCGCGGCCCGCGCGACGGCTCGACGTGGACGCCAGAGGACTGGAACGAGGGCGTCTTCGCGGCCGCCCGCGAGCTCGGCAACCGCGGCCAGGACCTCTACAAGGCCGAGGTGCCGCTGCACGGCGGGGGCGACGAGGCCGCCGTGCGCCGCGGCTGCGCCGAGCTGACCCGCAGTATCGACGGCCCGTGGGTGGTGCTGTCCACCGGCGTCCCGCACGAGCAGTTCCCGCGCGCCGTCGAGCTCGCCTGCGGCGAGGGCGCCTCCGGGTTCCTCGCCGGCCGCGCGGTGTGGCGCCAGGTCATCGGCGCCGACGAC
- a CDS encoding antibiotic biosynthesis monooxygenase yields MLAVTKHTVSAADEAGFLERAGELVDALRPCHGHVATKIARAADEPSQWLIVSEWENVGSYRRALSAYDVRVRAVPLLATAHDEPSAYEVLLDTETGSRSSDRAQ; encoded by the coding sequence ATGCTGGCGGTGACCAAGCACACGGTGTCGGCAGCCGACGAGGCGGGCTTCCTCGAGCGCGCCGGCGAGCTGGTCGACGCGCTGCGCCCGTGCCACGGGCACGTCGCGACGAAGATCGCCAGGGCGGCCGACGAGCCGAGCCAGTGGCTGATCGTCAGCGAGTGGGAGAACGTCGGGTCGTACCGGCGGGCGCTGTCGGCGTACGACGTGCGGGTGCGCGCCGTACCCCTGCTCGCCACCGCGCACGACGAGCCCAGCGCGTACGAGGTGCTACTCGACACGGAAACCGGTTCGAGGTCCAGCGACCGCGCACAGTAG
- a CDS encoding DeoR family transcriptional regulator, which produces MPSPSLRYAGAPARRDAVLARLHERGFCTVAELAAHLEVSEMTVRRDVRQLAAVGELRIVHGGVSLPEHTVAAAGFDTRLQVNVAAKRRLAATAVQLIEPADAIAVDTGTTAHALVNALPDAYDGTVVTHSIPVMQTLLARPDARCVGLGGDLYAPNRAFIGPATVEAAARVRVRWCFLGTSAVDERGCYGVADLERATKKALMDIADHVVLLADGEKFQRSAPVLLAALGRLHAVVTDVEPPAAFRAAVAEAGVQLLVAG; this is translated from the coding sequence GTGCCTAGCCCCTCACTGCGGTACGCGGGGGCGCCGGCGCGCCGCGACGCCGTCCTGGCCAGGCTCCACGAGCGCGGCTTCTGCACCGTGGCCGAGCTCGCCGCACACCTCGAGGTCTCCGAGATGACCGTACGCCGCGACGTGCGGCAGCTTGCGGCGGTCGGCGAGCTGCGGATCGTGCACGGCGGGGTGAGCCTGCCGGAGCACACCGTCGCCGCGGCGGGGTTCGACACCAGGCTGCAGGTCAATGTGGCCGCGAAGCGGCGGCTGGCCGCGACCGCGGTGCAGCTGATCGAACCGGCCGACGCGATCGCCGTCGACACGGGCACCACTGCGCACGCGCTGGTGAACGCCCTGCCGGACGCGTACGACGGGACGGTGGTCACGCACTCGATCCCGGTGATGCAGACGCTGCTGGCACGGCCGGACGCGAGGTGCGTGGGGCTCGGCGGCGACCTGTATGCGCCCAACCGGGCGTTCATCGGGCCGGCCACCGTGGAGGCGGCGGCACGGGTGCGGGTGCGGTGGTGCTTCCTCGGCACGTCGGCCGTGGACGAACGCGGCTGCTACGGGGTCGCCGACCTGGAGCGTGCCACGAAGAAGGCGCTGATGGACATCGCCGACCACGTGGTGCTGCTCGCCGACGGGGAGAAGTTCCAGCGCTCCGCCCCCGTCCTCCTCGCCGCTCTCGGCCGGTTGCACGCGGTGGTCACCGACGTCGAGCCGCCGGCCGCGTTCCGCGCCGCCGTGGCCGAGGCGGGCGTGCAGCTCCTCGTCGCCGGCTGA